Proteins encoded by one window of Lathyrus oleraceus cultivar Zhongwan6 chromosome 1, CAAS_Psat_ZW6_1.0, whole genome shotgun sequence:
- the LOC127097404 gene encoding uncharacterized protein LOC127097404 produces MNHYSFSLLVILLLCVASCNSTKVVEVNVICKEAFKPSFCSKLLNSKSGGAKGADLVNLAQYTIDVLSVNLTNTVNLINKLISEGGGKAKARKHYDTCLLDLGPYGTSASVHLIDADFSLKRREYREMAASTALLMQNILHCKNDRKDYYYDDYHSDKSLLSKYVDVIMKTGQRVPVLQKALINSGLNVKNRVKATLQVKKVTEKLKRQLNEEDAKVKEEAIIVSDSNDKRKCIYKVFEKITE; encoded by the exons ATGAATCATTACTCTTTTTCCTTATTGGTGATTCTTCTTCTATGTGTTGCTTCATGCAACTCAACTAAAGTTGTTGAAGTAAATGTGATTTGTAAAGAAGCATTCAAACCTTCATTTTGTTCAAAACTTCTCAACTCAAAATCGGGTGGAGCGAAAGGTGCAGATCTGGTTAACCTTGCACAATACACAATTGATGTGCTTAGTGTCAATTTGACCAATACAGTGAACTTGATCAATAAATTGATTTCAGAAGGAGGTGGTAAGGCTAAGGCAAGAAAACATTATGATACTTGTTTGCTAGATTTGGGTCCCTATGGTACTAGTGCATCTGTACATTTGATTGATGCGGATTTTTCTTTGAAGAGACGAGAGTATAGAGAGATGGCTGCATCTACTGCTTTACTTATGCAAAATATTCTTCATTGTAAAAATGATCGTAAAGATTATTATTATGATGATTATCATAGTGATAAATCTTTACTTTCAAAATATGTTGATGTTATTATGAAAACTGGTCAA AGAGTACCAGTGTTGCAAAAAGCGCTTATCAATTCGGGTTTAAACGTAAAGAATCGCGTTAAAGCGACTCTCCAAGTTAAGAAAGTAACAGAAAAACTCAAACGACAGCTGAATGAGGAAGATGCAAAGGTAAAAGAAGAAGCAATTATTGTTAGTGATAGTAATGATAAAAGAAAGTGTATATACAAAGTGTTTGAGAAAATTACTGAGTAA